In Formosa haliotis, the sequence TTTTCAAGGCATGCTTACAGAACATACAGGCATAGTGCGAAACCTTTCCGGAAGCACATTAGAATTAATTATTGAAGGACAAACCGCTACAGACGAGAATTATTATACAGTTTCTAAAATTAATATCGTTGAAACTACCGATCCGTTTGCGAGAATTGAAGCCGAAGATTTCACCGAAGCCGATGGACCTAAAATAGGAAACACAGGCGATGTTGATGGCGTTCAGAATTTAGGTTCTGTAAAACCTGGTCACTGGAGTATGTATGCTGGGTTAGATTTAACCGATGTAAAAAGTATAAATGCACGAGTTGCTAGTACGTATGATGATGCCTTTATTGAAGTTCGTTTAAATAGTGTTGATGGTGAACTTATTGGGACTGTAGATGTGGTTAACACCGGAGCGTGGCAAGTGTACGAAACCGTAAGCGCATATATAAAAGATGTAACTGGTATTTACGATGTGTACTTGGTGTATCAAACTAAAACCAGTGCCAATGTATGTAATATCAATTGGTTTCAGTTTTCCGATGCTTATGTAAAAGCTCCAACCGATCCGTTTTCAATCTTTCAGGCGGAAGATTTCGATTCAGAAAATGGTACCGAAACCATTGCAACCACAGATAGTGATGGAGTTAGCCAAGTGAGCAGTATTGGCAATGACGATTGGATTATGTTTGAGGCTTTAGATCTTACAAACGCTTCTAGCTTAGATTTAAGATTAGCAAGTGCTTCAGGAAATGGTACATTAGAAGTGCGTTTAGATGCTACAGATGGCCCTATTATTTCCCTAATAGATTTACCAAGTACCGGATCTAATACCGACTGGGCAACGCTTAATGCAGCTATCGATCCTATAAATACAGAACATGATATCTACTTTGTTTTTAAAGGTGAAGACGAGGATATGGTTCAATTAAATTGGATGCAATTTAAGGTGTATACGAATCCATACGACAGAATTGAAGCAGAAGATTTTGACGAACAATTTGGAGATCCAACCGTAGCAGACTCTACATCAGACATTGATGGAAACGGAGATTTACGTGGTATTTTCCCAGGCGACTGGATAAAATTTAACGCCGTAGACCTTAGCAATGCTCAGAGTATCAGTGCGCGTTTCGGCTCTTTATACGATGATGCCTTTATAGAAGTACGTACCGATGCTGCTGATGGAAATCTTATCGGAACGATAGAATTGCACAATACAGGAGGTTGGCACACTTGGGAAACTACAAGTAACAATCTTACACCTACTACAGGTGTTCACGATGTGTATTTCATTTTTAGTGCCGTTACCAGCCCAAATGTTTGTAACATCAACTGGTTCCAGTTATCTGAAGAGAAAATTAGCTATCCACGAGATCCTTTAGCAAAAATAGAAGCTGAAGATTATGACTTAGCCCAAGGTACAACTACCATTACAACGTCTGACGAAGATGGTGTAGAAGAAGTTAGCAACATTCAAAATGGCAACTGGACCTTGTATAAAAATATCGATTTATCAGATTTAGGAGCTATCGATGTCCGTGTGGCAAGTGCTTATGATTCTTCTAGTATTGAAGTACGTTTAGGCGCTTACGACGGTCAATTAATTTCAACCATTAACATCCCTAATACCGGTAGTAATACTACCTGGCAAACGGTAAGCGCAGAGCTTTCAGAACAAATTGAAGGCGAACAAAATGTATATTTAGTATATAAAGGTTCTGAAAATGAGCTATTACATATTAACTGGTTACAATTTAAAGAACTTGTAAGTGATCCTGGTTTTTACGAGGCCGAAGATTACGATGATATGGCTGGTATCGACACCCAAGAGACTTCCGACGATCATGGAGACATGAATGTGGGTTGGATTCAAAACGACGACTGGATAATGTTTAACGATGTAGATCTAACTAACATGGTAACCTTAGATTTACGTTATAGCACCACAAATTCTAATACACGCGTAGAAGTTAGATTAGGCGCTCCTACTGGCGAATTAATTGGTAATGCACAATTAAGCAGTACCGGTAATTGGAATTCTTGGGAAACGACGACAACGAATTTAATTCCAACGAATGGCCTTCAAAATGTGTACCTTGTTTTTAAAGGTGGTACTGGCTATTTATTCAATTTAAACTGGTTACATTTCAAGGCTTCTGATAGTAATTTTGCAAGAATTGAAGCTGAAGCATACGACAATCAGCAAGGAAACCCGAATGTTAGAACCACTTCCGACATCGATGGTGGTGAAGATTTAAGAGGAATTGTACCTGGAGATTGGGTTATGTTTAACGCCGTTGACTTAACTGGAGCTAAAAGTGTAAGTTCAAGAATTGGTTCGCTATTCGACGATGCCAAAATCGAAGTTCGCTTAGATGCCGCAGATGGTGCATTAATTGGTACAATCCAATTACACAATACTGGTGGTTGGCACACTTGGGAAACAGTAGAAAACAATATAGAACCAACAGATGGTACGCACGATGTTTACTTTGTATTCCAAACCGAAACCAGTCCGAATGTATGTAATGTAAACTGGTTCTTATTTAGTAATTCAACCGTATCGGCACCTATTGTTCCATTTGAACGTATAGAGGCTGAAAACTATCAATTAGTAAATGGTACCCAAACTGAAAGTACTACGGATGAAGATGGTGTATCAGACCTTGTTAACATCCAAAACAACGACTGGATTATGTTTAACGATTTAGATATTACTGGAGCCATGTCTATGTCTGTTCGTGTTGCATCACAACAGGCAGGAAACACCATAGAGGTACGTTTAGATGATTATGCAGGTGAATTAATCTCGACTATAGAGGTTCCAGAAACTGGCGGTTTAACCACCTGGTCTACCCTTACAGAAGACCTCTCTACAGTTGATGGTATTCACGATGTATATCTTGTATTTAAGGGCAACACCGAAGGTTTATTTAATGTAAACTGGTTACAGTTCCATAGCGAATCGCTGTCTGTAGATCAAGAAGCATTAAACACCTTGGTATTATACCCTAATCCAGTATCTCAAAACTTAAATATTAGGAACGCTGCTGGAGCTAGACTTCAATTTTATGATGTAACCGGAAAACAAATTTTAAATACGACGGTTAAATTTAATGAAGCATCTATCAATTTAAATCATGTTCCAAGTGGTTTATATTTAGTTAAAATTGAAAAGGATGGCTACCAAATAACCAAAAAGATTATTAAAAAATAATAATCCTCTAGTATCTTATTGCAAAGAGGCTGCCTGAAAAGGCGGCCTCTTTTTTTTTCACCCCATTCTATTCAGTTTCATCAGTTACAATTAATTTCTATGTATATAATTAATGCAACATCAAAAAGACATAATTCAATAACATTTATGTAGACAAACACTTAAAGAGACCTACTTACGACTCCAAAAATTAGTATATTTAATAAGAATACCGAGTTGTATTCCTTAACAATGAAATCAATGAAACATTTCAACCTTATTCTTATATTTATGATTATTGGAACCCCTTGCTTCGCTCAAAATCCGTTTGTTACACATATGTATACGGCAGATCCTTCGGCGCGGGTTTTTAACGATACGCTTTATGTATATCCATCTCACGATCCAGATGATGCCGAGTGGTTCGATATGGTAGATTGGCATGTATTTTCTACCACCGATATGGTAACCTGGACCGATCACGGTGTTGCTTTAGACATTAAAGATGTAAAATGGGCTACAAAATATGCTTGGGCACCAGACTGCATTCAAGCCAATGGGAAATACTATTTTTATTTTCCTACAGACCAATTTCATATAGGTGTTGCAGTAAGCGATTCCCCTACTGGGCCTTTTGTTGACCCGCTAGGTAAGCCTTTAATTTCTATGGATACCAAAGGCGTAGTTTGTAACAGAGATTTTATAGATCCTGGCGTGTTTATAGACGACGACGGACAAGCCTATTTATATATGGGCCAGTTGGTCGTTAATGCCATAAAACTGAATCCCGATATGGTTTCTTACGATGGTGAAGTGCACTTATTGGAAGGTACCGACGATTTTTTTGAAGCCTCTTGGATGCATAAATACAAAGGAAAATACTATTTATCGTATGTAGGAACTAGTGGTGAAATAAAATATTGTACGGCAGACAACCCTTTAGGCCCTTTTGAATATAAAGGGGTGATTTTAGAAAAAATGAATAGTGGCACAAACCATCACTCCATAGTTGAATATAAGGGACAATGGTATCTATTTTATCATAATTCCGATTTGTATTATAAAAATCACCCCGAAGTAGAACGAAAGTTTGGTTGGGGTCATGAAGGTAGTCCACATCCCTTTCGTAGATCGATTTGTTTTGACAAATTATTTTATAACGAAGATGGCACCATACAACAAGTTATTCCAACAAAATAGTCTAATTCAATTTTACGACCGTTTCTTGTAAAGACATAATAAGCATACCTTAAAACCGAATCCCTGTTAAACAAAAAACTAGCACTACCTGAAGTCCTGCTAGTTTTGTTTTATCTAATTAGATTTTATAACAATTCCTGATTGAAATTACTGTGAAATAAAAAGATGATTTTTTTCTTTATAGGAAGAAGAAAAATAAAGCATAGCCTTAGCTACAGTTTCTTTTTATTCTGAATTAGAAAATAAACCAGCCTGCCGGCTGGCAGGAAAGGGCGTTTTATTACGGTTATTTTAATGGACATTGCTATTATTTTTACAATTTCATCCATGTTAATTGCGGCCAATTTTCTTTTACAAAAGGCTGTGGTGCTCCTTCCGTCGATCTGCCTGTTTCGATGATTGTTGTTATTTTAGATTTTAATCGATTGACTATTTCGGGATGTTGAAAATATAGATTTTTAGTTTCTCCAGGATCGTTTTCCATATCATATAATTCATAAAGTGCTTCCCCTGGTTTTGGTTCGATTAAAATTGGTTTTAAGGATCCGCCCGAACCACGAAGCATATTCAATTTCCATTTTCCTTCGCGAATGGCAAAATGTCCTGTAAATGCATGATGAATAACGGGACGCTCTGCATCGATATCGG encodes:
- a CDS encoding carbohydrate-binding protein, whose amino-acid sequence is MKTNLTMKPMKRHGKLAFKPKLLLVLLGLLASSISFAQVTVNSLQELLPYLKQDNVNVTLTPGTYTVTAEDIQNGLFPDYTEFLGRKNYVLFLVSGNNSVYDFTGVTVNVETAVFNAYSGSYDNFYEVQTTGNNNVLKNLTLVDLGSVDDYPKNGACNITMDGANNRIEGFHITAKGSYPYGYGDAFGKGGTYTIKHYKHSAFLIRGESNHAKGVTIIHRTYGHCMFMQAANNPIIEDCYLEGEMRSTDDMLAEEGTGSAADLIDFYTVWGYRLPPGYMKSTGEAGIRAYNAGETIIDGVEYSRGTSNVTVKNCTIKHLRTGVTVAHATGTKYVEGTTAIGCENGFSLGTGTVVDCYADVAFGPVYATTYNTDITIIPAEDPYYNGSGNVAYIGGSNHNITLKSAPGLVIDQDLKIKFGGERNHISTQGESLNNQDNFTANNITINNHTNFPIVLDTETSNVTGVSGGMVTDLGTDNNIVHEAVSVNKIEAEAYTNMNGVTKAATTDDGNGEHITSIDANDWLEYDIDVALAGTYTMSYRVSGTTDGDFTLSQGDTDLEQVTFAATGSDDTWTTVTSAAPFYLEAGTQTLKITAHAAQWQLNWLDLKLECAAVAIVPYVEELNPLGLSIQNQQTADVDIFPGNTARLHPQPLVGGSWAWTGPNNFSSSDREVVLEAITSDLAGVYQATYTNDCGVTSTLTFNINLAGSQQIEAEAYTSMNGVETETTTDTSGNEHVTAIDENDWMEYTIDIPVSATYRFNYRMASAQDNNQFSVTLNGEDLDSMSFASTGSANTWATVKSDQTTYLPAGSHTLRITSNSSDWKLNWILLDGENFVNPCDLPFIPEGFTIKSEPVTWSSGLIDISCVSSVNAYIELAETGTLAATDQVKLMYKLDGGEAISIADFQGMLTEHTGIVRNLSGSTLELIIEGQTATDENYYTVSKINIVETTDPFARIEAEDFTEADGPKIGNTGDVDGVQNLGSVKPGHWSMYAGLDLTDVKSINARVASTYDDAFIEVRLNSVDGELIGTVDVVNTGAWQVYETVSAYIKDVTGIYDVYLVYQTKTSANVCNINWFQFSDAYVKAPTDPFSIFQAEDFDSENGTETIATTDSDGVSQVSSIGNDDWIMFEALDLTNASSLDLRLASASGNGTLEVRLDATDGPIISLIDLPSTGSNTDWATLNAAIDPINTEHDIYFVFKGEDEDMVQLNWMQFKVYTNPYDRIEAEDFDEQFGDPTVADSTSDIDGNGDLRGIFPGDWIKFNAVDLSNAQSISARFGSLYDDAFIEVRTDAADGNLIGTIELHNTGGWHTWETTSNNLTPTTGVHDVYFIFSAVTSPNVCNINWFQLSEEKISYPRDPLAKIEAEDYDLAQGTTTITTSDEDGVEEVSNIQNGNWTLYKNIDLSDLGAIDVRVASAYDSSSIEVRLGAYDGQLISTINIPNTGSNTTWQTVSAELSEQIEGEQNVYLVYKGSENELLHINWLQFKELVSDPGFYEAEDYDDMAGIDTQETSDDHGDMNVGWIQNDDWIMFNDVDLTNMVTLDLRYSTTNSNTRVEVRLGAPTGELIGNAQLSSTGNWNSWETTTTNLIPTNGLQNVYLVFKGGTGYLFNLNWLHFKASDSNFARIEAEAYDNQQGNPNVRTTSDIDGGEDLRGIVPGDWVMFNAVDLTGAKSVSSRIGSLFDDAKIEVRLDAADGALIGTIQLHNTGGWHTWETVENNIEPTDGTHDVYFVFQTETSPNVCNVNWFLFSNSTVSAPIVPFERIEAENYQLVNGTQTESTTDEDGVSDLVNIQNNDWIMFNDLDITGAMSMSVRVASQQAGNTIEVRLDDYAGELISTIEVPETGGLTTWSTLTEDLSTVDGIHDVYLVFKGNTEGLFNVNWLQFHSESLSVDQEALNTLVLYPNPVSQNLNIRNAAGARLQFYDVTGKQILNTTVKFNEASINLNHVPSGLYLVKIEKDGYQITKKIIKK
- a CDS encoding family 43 glycosylhydrolase; its protein translation is MKHFNLILIFMIIGTPCFAQNPFVTHMYTADPSARVFNDTLYVYPSHDPDDAEWFDMVDWHVFSTTDMVTWTDHGVALDIKDVKWATKYAWAPDCIQANGKYYFYFPTDQFHIGVAVSDSPTGPFVDPLGKPLISMDTKGVVCNRDFIDPGVFIDDDGQAYLYMGQLVVNAIKLNPDMVSYDGEVHLLEGTDDFFEASWMHKYKGKYYLSYVGTSGEIKYCTADNPLGPFEYKGVILEKMNSGTNHHSIVEYKGQWYLFYHNSDLYYKNHPEVERKFGWGHEGSPHPFRRSICFDKLFYNEDGTIQQVIPTK